One window of Deltaproteobacteria bacterium genomic DNA carries:
- a CDS encoding YIP1 family protein: MATRLLFHPGSTFAAIDYSSGTGASLIFALIYGSLGQIIGRYWFTLLEIQHGTLVADALTNTLHFALWTVATPVLLLVSLLIGTCTIHCSLAILRGTHRPLRATLQVLAYTSGATALLNVIPLAGSIIAPLWGFVLAYHGLAACHQTSKLRAVLALLLPVIFSVLVLLIIFMGVAATGLLQIMEKVASSL; the protein is encoded by the coding sequence ATGGCTACCCGACTGCTCTTTCATCCGGGCTCCACTTTCGCTGCCATCGATTATTCCTCGGGGACAGGTGCTTCGCTGATTTTTGCCCTCATCTATGGCTCTCTGGGCCAGATCATTGGTCGCTACTGGTTTACACTTCTGGAAATTCAGCACGGCACTCTGGTTGCAGATGCCCTGACAAATACCCTGCATTTTGCTCTCTGGACAGTTGCCACGCCAGTACTGCTTCTTGTATCACTGCTCATTGGCACGTGCACTATTCACTGCAGCCTGGCCATCTTGCGAGGAACACACCGCCCCTTGCGGGCAACATTGCAGGTGCTGGCCTACACTTCCGGGGCAACTGCCCTGCTCAATGTCATCCCGCTTGCTGGCAGCATTATAGCTCCTCTGTGGGGTTTCGTCCTTGCATACCACGGACTGGCAGCCTGTCACCAGACCTCAAAACTGAGGGCTGTGCTGGCCCTTTTGCTGCCGGTAATTTTCTCTGTGCTGGTGCTGCTGATCATCTTCATGGGGGTTGCTGCTACAGGCCTCCTCCAGATAATGGAAAAAGTGGCCAGTTCCCTGTAA
- a CDS encoding KH domain-containing protein, whose product MKELIEVMAKALVEYPEQVRVTEIVGQQTTVIELKTAKEDLGKIIGKQGRNAQAMRTILNAASTKLRKRVVLEIIE is encoded by the coding sequence GTGAAGGAACTGATAGAGGTAATGGCGAAAGCTCTGGTGGAATACCCTGAACAGGTGAGGGTTACTGAAATCGTTGGACAGCAGACCACAGTTATCGAGTTGAAGACTGCCAAGGAAGATCTCGGCAAAATTATCGGCAAACAGGGAAGAAACGCCCAGGCAATGAGGACTATCTTGAATGCAGCTTCAACGAAGCTCAGAAAACGAGTAGTGCTGGAGATCATTGAATAA